A section of the Anaerohalosphaeraceae bacterium genome encodes:
- a CDS encoding small basic protein: protein MSIDRSLKLKDALKRHRNVLSRGERIEILKKEERWEEGKVMGLPKVAHRKSSSGKKAAKEKAAEGQEAAAAAPSAAASPAAGAKK, encoded by the coding sequence ATGTCAATTGATCGTTCATTAAAACTGAAAGATGCTCTGAAACGACACCGCAATGTCCTTTCCAGAGGCGAAAGAATTGAGATTCTCAAGAAAGAGGAACGCTGGGAAGAAGGGAAAGTGATGGGCCTTCCGAAGGTGGCTCACCGCAAGAGCAGCAGCGGCAAGAAGGCTGCCAAGGAAAAAGCGGCGGAAGGCCAGGAAGCGGCAGCCGCCGCACCGTCTGCAGCCGCTTCGCCGGCTGCCGGTGCCAAAAAATAA
- the rpmF gene encoding 50S ribosomal protein L32 has translation MLPAKKTSKTRTRTRRSHHALKPTNYSYCPHCGQAKLPHAACGKCGYVNPKITLKIGQDSEE, from the coding sequence ATGCTTCCGGCAAAAAAAACCAGTAAGACGCGAACCCGTACCCGTCGGAGTCACCACGCCCTGAAACCGACGAACTATTCGTATTGTCCGCACTGCGGACAGGCCAAACTGCCCCATGCGGCTTGCGGCAAATGCGGATACGTAAACCCCAAAATCACGTTGAAGATTGGACAGGACTCGGAAGAATAA
- the plsX gene encoding phosphate acyltransferase PlsX: MRIAIDAMGGDYAPAEIVAGALEAKEVLGKEHEIVLIGDEPVIREHLVRLNADPDTFRIFHAPEVIGMDESPVEALRRKKKSSIAIMARAASHRQVDAVLSAGNTGACVAACQLRMRNLENVIRPGIATVFPTLGGPVIVCDVGANIVCKPIHLYQYAVMSCVYAEEMLGITNPRVGIMNIGEEEAKGNDLVKKTRALLKADPTINFAGNLEGRDIFDGHFNVVICEGFVGNVVLKTAEGLVSMIFRAIKDELKSHWWLALQFKKVMTNIYKKYDYNEYGGALLLGVNGTAVICHGSSKARTIKNAILACRKFSTQRINEKIVQRLSQSTVMSNGQ, encoded by the coding sequence ATGCGGATAGCGATAGACGCAATGGGAGGCGACTATGCACCGGCCGAAATCGTTGCCGGAGCATTGGAGGCCAAGGAGGTCCTCGGAAAAGAACATGAAATCGTGCTGATCGGAGATGAACCCGTTATTCGGGAGCATCTGGTTCGACTCAATGCCGATCCGGACACATTCCGTATTTTTCATGCCCCTGAAGTCATCGGAATGGATGAATCTCCTGTCGAGGCCCTGCGGCGAAAGAAAAAAAGCTCGATTGCCATAATGGCCAGAGCCGCTTCACACCGCCAGGTCGATGCGGTTCTGTCTGCCGGCAACACCGGAGCTTGTGTGGCGGCCTGTCAGCTGCGAATGCGGAATCTGGAGAATGTAATTCGTCCGGGGATTGCAACGGTCTTTCCGACTTTAGGCGGGCCTGTGATTGTCTGTGATGTCGGGGCCAATATCGTCTGCAAACCCATTCATCTGTATCAATACGCAGTGATGTCCTGTGTCTATGCGGAGGAAATGCTCGGCATTACGAACCCGCGTGTGGGAATTATGAATATCGGCGAAGAAGAGGCCAAGGGCAATGATTTGGTCAAAAAAACACGGGCTTTGCTGAAGGCGGACCCCACCATCAATTTTGCAGGCAATCTGGAAGGCCGTGACATTTTTGACGGTCATTTCAATGTGGTGATTTGTGAAGGGTTTGTCGGCAATGTGGTTCTGAAAACCGCCGAAGGTCTGGTCAGCATGATTTTTCGGGCGATTAAGGATGAGCTGAAAAGCCATTGGTGGCTGGCTCTTCAGTTCAAGAAAGTAATGACCAATATTTATAAGAAATATGATTACAATGAATATGGGGGGGCCCTGCTGCTGGGGGTCAACGGCACGGCGGTGATTTGTCATGGCTCCAGCAAGGCCCGAACGATTAAAAATGCGATTCTGGCCTGCCGGAAGTTTTCTACACAGCGAATTAACGAAAAGATTGTTCAACGCCTGTCTCAATCGACGGTCATGTCTAATGGTCAATAA
- a CDS encoding beta-ketoacyl-ACP synthase III encodes MVNNPTIQSSVRLRAVVAGTGSSVPAKVMTNEDFMKIVDTSDEWIVTRTGIRERYIAGPEDTTATLAAQAARNALERAGMKPEEIELIIVATITPEMVFPSTACFVQSLIGACNAWAFDLSAACSGFVYSLSIAQQYLSSGRYRTALVIGAETLSRITNYKDRSSCILFGDGAGAVVLKAVSSGPEGIMYSTSFSDGSSWEALKCQAYGSRHPVGVPLENPDLVYMDINGREVYHTAVRRIVELVNECLEKCDLRVEDIAMFIPHQMNARIIESVGKRLHFEDEKIFINIDKYGNTSAASIPIALDECCRTGKVKSGDIVLLVAFGGGLTWGANVIQL; translated from the coding sequence ATGGTCAATAACCCAACTATTCAGTCGTCTGTGCGTCTTCGGGCCGTTGTGGCCGGTACGGGTTCGAGTGTTCCCGCCAAGGTGATGACCAACGAAGATTTTATGAAAATTGTCGATACATCGGATGAATGGATTGTCACCCGAACCGGGATTCGGGAACGGTACATCGCCGGTCCGGAAGACACCACAGCCACTCTGGCGGCGCAGGCGGCACGCAATGCCCTCGAGCGGGCGGGGATGAAGCCGGAGGAAATCGAGCTGATTATCGTGGCTACCATCACCCCTGAAATGGTTTTCCCCTCGACGGCCTGTTTCGTGCAGTCTCTCATCGGGGCCTGCAATGCCTGGGCCTTTGACCTCAGCGCCGCCTGCAGCGGTTTTGTGTATTCCTTGTCAATTGCCCAGCAGTATCTCAGCTCCGGCCGCTATCGAACGGCCCTGGTCATCGGGGCGGAAACCCTCAGCCGGATTACCAATTACAAAGACCGCAGCAGCTGCATCCTTTTCGGAGACGGAGCCGGTGCCGTCGTGCTGAAAGCCGTCTCCAGCGGGCCGGAAGGCATTATGTACAGCACCTCTTTTTCCGACGGCAGCAGCTGGGAGGCCCTCAAATGTCAGGCTTATGGGTCCCGCCACCCGGTCGGTGTTCCGCTCGAGAATCCGGATTTGGTCTATATGGATATCAACGGTCGGGAGGTCTATCATACGGCCGTCAGACGCATTGTCGAGCTGGTCAACGAGTGCCTGGAAAAATGCGACCTGCGGGTTGAAGATATCGCTATGTTTATCCCGCATCAGATGAATGCAAGGATTATTGAATCCGTCGGCAAGCGTCTGCATTTTGAGGATGAGAAAATCTTTATCAACATCGACAAGTACGGAAACACTTCGGCGGCCTCCATCCCCATCGCTCTGGATGAGTGCTGCCGAACCGGAAAAGTCAAGAGCGGAGATATTGTTCTGCTGGTGGCCTTTGGAGGGGGATTGACCTGGGGCGCCAACGTTATCCAGTTGTAA
- the fabD gene encoding ACP S-malonyltransferase, with protein MDKKKIAFLFPGQGAQTLGMGTDLPARWPSAARLFEKASRILGYDVQQLCAEGPEEKLNSTVYSQPAIFVVSAALLEILRQERPDLNPDVTAGLSMGEYTALYAAGWIEFEEALRLVQKRGQAMQAAADASSGSMVSILGLDEDKVRQLCMQAAQGQVLEPVNFNCPGQIVISGHKEACERAAALAEEFGAVKAVPLAVAGAFHTILMEPAARQLSEALEQTEIRPSDKVKVIANIDASYYSTPQSVRQGLVKQLIAPILWQNCMERLLREQVEEFYEIGPGRVLTGLMKRIDRKARVITVNSAEAFAALPNP; from the coding sequence ATGGACAAGAAGAAAATCGCATTTCTGTTCCCCGGTCAGGGAGCTCAGACACTCGGAATGGGCACGGATCTTCCGGCACGATGGCCTTCCGCCGCACGTCTTTTTGAAAAGGCGTCCCGGATTCTGGGCTATGACGTCCAGCAGTTGTGTGCCGAAGGTCCGGAGGAAAAACTGAATTCAACGGTGTATTCCCAGCCGGCGATTTTTGTTGTCTCCGCCGCCCTTCTGGAGATTTTGCGGCAGGAACGGCCTGATTTAAATCCGGATGTGACGGCCGGGTTGAGCATGGGAGAATATACGGCTCTGTATGCGGCCGGCTGGATTGAATTCGAAGAGGCGCTGCGGCTTGTCCAGAAGCGCGGACAAGCGATGCAGGCGGCGGCGGATGCCTCTTCCGGTTCCATGGTCAGCATTCTCGGTCTGGATGAAGATAAAGTGCGTCAATTGTGCATGCAGGCCGCTCAGGGACAGGTCCTGGAGCCGGTGAACTTCAACTGTCCGGGGCAGATTGTCATCAGCGGACACAAAGAGGCCTGTGAGCGGGCCGCCGCACTTGCGGAAGAGTTTGGGGCTGTCAAGGCCGTCCCGCTGGCCGTGGCCGGAGCGTTTCATACGATTTTAATGGAGCCGGCCGCCCGACAGCTCTCAGAGGCCCTCGAACAAACTGAGATTCGGCCTTCCGACAAAGTAAAGGTGATAGCCAACATTGATGCTTCGTATTATTCCACCCCGCAGTCCGTTCGACAGGGACTGGTCAAACAGCTTATTGCCCCGATTTTGTGGCAAAACTGTATGGAACGGCTTCTTCGGGAGCAGGTGGAAGAGTTCTATGAAATCGGTCCGGGACGTGTTCTGACCGGTTTAATGAAACGAATAGACCGAAAAGCCAGGGTTATTACCGTCAATTCGGCGGAGGCATTTGCCGCCCTGCCGAATCCGTAA
- the fabG gene encoding 3-oxoacyl-[acyl-carrier-protein] reductase — protein sequence MAEQRLAVVTGAARGIGRAIVLELLRQGRKVAGLDLNAQQLEELRKVAADHGFSVITKVVDITKTDLLTQILEELAEEHGGIGILVNNAGITRDKLMIQMDDEDFDRVISVNLRAAFTATRVAARSMVRNKFGRIISISSVAGVMGQAGSANYAASKAGLIGMTKSVARELGKKNITANCIAPGFIMTDMTQGLPDAVKEGAMAVIPLKRFGTPEDVARAVAFLASDEAGYITGQVLCVDGGMAM from the coding sequence ATGGCAGAACAGAGATTAGCAGTTGTTACCGGAGCCGCCCGAGGAATCGGAAGAGCCATTGTCCTCGAACTGCTTCGTCAGGGCCGCAAGGTAGCCGGGCTGGACTTGAATGCCCAGCAGCTCGAGGAACTCAGAAAGGTTGCAGCAGATCATGGATTTTCCGTCATTACCAAGGTTGTGGATATCACAAAGACGGATTTGCTGACCCAGATTCTCGAGGAACTGGCGGAAGAACACGGCGGCATCGGGATTTTGGTGAACAATGCCGGCATTACGCGGGATAAATTGATGATTCAGATGGATGATGAAGATTTTGACCGGGTTATATCGGTAAATCTTCGTGCCGCTTTTACGGCTACCCGGGTTGCCGCCCGGTCGATGGTGCGAAACAAATTCGGCCGGATTATCAGCATCAGTTCGGTGGCCGGTGTAATGGGACAGGCCGGTTCAGCCAACTATGCGGCCAGCAAGGCAGGACTCATTGGGATGACCAAGTCGGTGGCCCGTGAGCTGGGAAAGAAAAATATAACAGCCAACTGTATCGCTCCGGGGTTTATTATGACGGATATGACCCAGGGGCTTCCGGATGCCGTCAAGGAAGGAGCGATGGCGGTTATTCCTCTCAAACGCTTCGGAACTCCGGAGGATGTGGCCCGTGCGGTGGCCTTTTTGGCCTCCGATGAGGCCGGCTATATTACCGGTCAGGTTCTCTGTGTAGACGGCGGTATGGCAATGTAA
- the acpP gene encoding acyl carrier protein has translation MDVQAIEAKVIEIVSEQMGVDKSEITRETSFINDLNADSLDTVELVMEFEDEFDMSIPDEEAEKIQTVGAAIDYIIDIMKKKGTEGAAKKDQE, from the coding sequence ATTGATGTTCAGGCAATTGAAGCAAAGGTCATTGAAATCGTCAGCGAACAAATGGGTGTGGACAAGTCCGAAATCACCCGCGAGACGTCTTTTATCAATGATTTGAATGCTGATTCGCTGGATACCGTGGAATTGGTGATGGAGTTCGAGGATGAGTTCGATATGAGCATCCCGGACGAGGAAGCCGAAAAGATTCAGACCGTCGGTGCGGCAATCGATTATATTATCGATATTATGAAGAAAAAGGGCACAGAGGGCGCCGCAAAGAAGGACCAGGAGTAA
- the fabF gene encoding beta-ketoacyl-ACP synthase II, which produces MKFQRRVVITGLGCVTALAESADGLYEALCRGESGISTIESFDTSEFPVHFGGEIKKFDIDNYVPSREGRRMDRFTQMALASAIQAVNDSGLDFEKEDKERVGVIIGTGIGGIKEIEEQYLRLLQKGPRKVSPFCVPKLMGNAASGCVSIQYGLKGPNMCVVTACASAAHAVGEAFYNILCGRSEIVITGGSEAALTPVGLASFCALKSLSTRNDDPQHASRPFDVSRDGFVLAEGAAVLILEEYEHARKRGAKIYAEMLGYGATGDGYHITAPLEDGSGAAKAMRLALEQAQLNPDQIDYINAHGTSTELNDAAESLAIRTVFGEHAYKLSVNSTKSCLGHSLGASGAIELLVCAKTIEKGIIHPTINLETVAPECDPKMDFVPKKAKERNVRYALSNSLGFGGHNCSLIIGKV; this is translated from the coding sequence ATGAAGTTTCAGCGACGTGTTGTTATAACAGGACTTGGGTGTGTAACGGCGTTGGCGGAGTCGGCTGACGGGCTTTATGAAGCCCTCTGTCGGGGTGAAAGCGGGATTTCCACCATTGAGTCATTTGATACGTCGGAGTTCCCTGTTCATTTCGGCGGCGAAATCAAGAAGTTTGACATCGACAATTATGTGCCGTCTCGGGAAGGCCGACGAATGGACCGTTTTACCCAAATGGCCCTTGCGTCTGCTATCCAGGCAGTCAACGACAGCGGTCTTGACTTTGAAAAGGAAGACAAAGAGCGGGTCGGCGTCATCATCGGCACCGGTATCGGCGGGATTAAGGAGATTGAAGAGCAGTATCTTCGTCTTCTCCAGAAAGGGCCTCGAAAGGTATCCCCCTTCTGCGTGCCTAAATTGATGGGCAATGCCGCCAGCGGGTGTGTTTCGATTCAGTATGGGCTCAAAGGCCCGAATATGTGTGTGGTGACGGCGTGTGCGTCGGCTGCTCATGCCGTAGGCGAGGCATTTTACAATATTTTGTGCGGCCGAAGCGAAATTGTCATCACCGGCGGCTCGGAAGCTGCTTTAACTCCCGTTGGGTTAGCTTCCTTCTGCGCATTAAAGTCGCTGAGCACCCGAAATGATGACCCGCAGCACGCCTCTCGCCCGTTCGATGTGTCTCGAGATGGTTTTGTTCTGGCCGAAGGTGCGGCGGTCCTGATTCTGGAAGAATACGAGCATGCCCGAAAACGAGGAGCGAAGATTTATGCGGAAATGCTCGGCTATGGAGCGACTGGGGACGGCTATCACATCACCGCCCCGCTCGAAGATGGTTCCGGAGCAGCCAAAGCAATGAGATTAGCCCTCGAACAGGCCCAGCTGAATCCAGACCAGATTGACTATATTAACGCGCATGGAACCAGTACCGAGCTGAATGATGCGGCGGAATCTCTGGCCATTCGGACGGTCTTTGGGGAACATGCATACAAGCTGTCGGTCAATTCGACCAAAAGCTGTCTGGGGCATTCGCTTGGCGCCAGCGGAGCAATCGAGCTTCTGGTTTGTGCCAAGACTATTGAAAAAGGGATTATCCATCCCACGATTAATCTCGAAACGGTAGCTCCGGAATGCGACCCGAAGATGGATTTTGTTCCGAAGAAGGCCAAAGAAAGAAATGTTCGATACGCCTTGAGCAATTCTCTCGGTTTCGGAGGCCATAACTGCAGTTTAATCATCGGAAAAGTGTAG
- a CDS encoding calcium/sodium antiporter encodes MTFIADLAGLIIGIGLLLKGADWLVEGSASLARRLGLSPLIIGLTIVAMGTSAPETAASIAAALVGSGDIAVGNVYGSNIANLALIGGLCALIRPIQVQPISLRRDMPFLIGTALLLWPFLKNGTVSRLAAFVLILVFSGLMAFMVASEKKRFSSVEDLSPEEKLYLQKAPKPIGLSLLLILLGLPALAFGAKLTIWGASSFGRQAGLSEAVIGLTIVAVGTSLPELITSLVASFKKQDDLSIGNLVGSNIFNTLFVIGTAGLARPFAVSPRLLGADYWIMVAVSILFACFAFARDKISRMAGFFLLAVYAAYLFYLLSSNRIESL; translated from the coding sequence ATGACATTCATTGCGGATTTAGCAGGACTGATTATCGGAATCGGGCTGCTTCTGAAAGGGGCTGACTGGCTGGTAGAGGGTTCAGCATCTCTGGCCCGACGTCTCGGTCTGAGCCCGCTTATCATCGGTCTGACCATTGTTGCGATGGGCACTTCCGCTCCGGAGACGGCCGCCAGCATTGCCGCTGCGCTGGTGGGTTCGGGAGACATTGCGGTCGGCAATGTTTACGGCTCAAATATCGCAAATCTGGCTTTAATCGGCGGGCTTTGTGCCCTCATCCGGCCGATTCAGGTTCAGCCGATCTCTCTGCGAAGGGATATGCCGTTTTTGATCGGCACAGCATTGCTGCTTTGGCCGTTCCTGAAAAACGGAACCGTAAGCCGCCTTGCTGCTTTTGTGCTGATTTTGGTTTTCTCAGGGCTTATGGCGTTTATGGTTGCCAGTGAAAAAAAGCGGTTTTCCTCCGTTGAAGACCTCTCGCCGGAAGAAAAGCTTTACCTGCAGAAAGCCCCGAAACCTATTGGTTTGAGTCTGCTGCTGATTCTTTTGGGGTTGCCGGCACTGGCTTTCGGTGCAAAATTGACAATTTGGGGTGCTTCTTCGTTTGGCCGGCAAGCGGGATTGTCTGAAGCCGTCATCGGCCTGACGATTGTAGCGGTGGGTACCTCCCTGCCGGAACTGATTACTTCTTTGGTGGCGTCTTTTAAGAAACAGGACGACTTGTCTATCGGGAATTTGGTCGGCTCCAACATTTTTAACACGCTGTTTGTCATCGGTACAGCCGGATTGGCCCGTCCTTTTGCTGTCAGCCCTCGGCTTCTGGGGGCGGACTATTGGATTATGGTTGCCGTAAGCATCCTGTTTGCCTGTTTTGCCTTTGCAAGGGATAAAATCAGCCGTATGGCAGGGTTTTTTCTGCTGGCTGTTTACGCAGCCTATCTGTTTTATCTTCTTTCTTCAAACCGCATCGAATCGCTGTAG
- a CDS encoding ASKHA domain-containing protein, translating to MKSCTITFLPDRQTVRVHPGATLLEASSQAGLALYAPCHGAGVCRKCRVILEPSGSEVLACQYKVYEDLTVRIPPESRGGISQILERGIEGKTTADSRIQKHFFPEIPASASRFLEQLVSFFHSPVVIHPDASLPDSWAAFPNGATAVLTVEEEHRCLLCLEPGDTTACFYGAAADIGTTTVVLYLIDLKNGQILQTLSAANPQIQYGDDVISRIVYAQTPEGLQRLGRCLKERLNEMIVCLCRKQQISPETIYEITAVGNTTMNHLLLGYPVESLGKSPYRPYSLSSCDQPAAKAGLHIHPAGRLYTVENIAGFVGSDTVAAALAAGMDRLDSISLLVDIGTNGEIVLGSKDRLLAASCAAGPALEGARILYGSRAENGAIQRVLLSEGDIVLDVIGLDEPQTICGSGLIDAAAVLLQAGILEPCGAFAPISKLRDNLTPALFERLTQFENQPAFVLAWKNGTRQPAVLLTQKDIRELQLAKAAIFAGISVLLRTMDIELEEIQTLFLAGAFGNYIQKTSAIRIGLLPSIAPDKIQFIGNAAGAGAQMILLNRQCRQRASRLARKIEYVELARRPDFQDIYSDSMRFEERR from the coding sequence GTGAAATCCTGTACGATTACATTTCTGCCCGACAGGCAAACCGTCAGGGTTCATCCGGGTGCCACTCTTTTAGAGGCCTCCAGCCAGGCGGGACTTGCTCTGTATGCTCCCTGTCATGGGGCAGGGGTCTGCCGGAAATGCCGGGTGATTCTTGAACCGTCCGGAAGTGAGGTATTGGCTTGTCAATACAAGGTTTATGAGGATTTAACCGTTCGAATACCGCCGGAAAGCAGGGGAGGAATAAGCCAGATTCTCGAACGGGGTATTGAGGGCAAAACGACCGCGGACTCTCGTATCCAAAAACATTTTTTTCCCGAAATTCCCGCGTCAGCAAGCCGATTTCTTGAGCAACTGGTCTCCTTTTTCCATTCGCCGGTGGTTATCCATCCGGATGCTTCCCTTCCGGACAGTTGGGCCGCCTTTCCAAACGGTGCAACGGCGGTTCTGACAGTGGAAGAAGAACACCGCTGTCTGCTTTGTTTGGAGCCTGGCGATACTACAGCGTGTTTTTACGGAGCGGCAGCTGATATCGGCACCACGACAGTCGTTTTGTATTTAATCGACCTGAAAAACGGACAAATCCTTCAAACTCTTTCGGCCGCCAATCCCCAGATTCAGTACGGGGACGATGTCATTAGCCGGATTGTTTACGCGCAGACTCCGGAAGGGCTTCAGCGGCTCGGAAGATGTCTGAAAGAAAGACTCAATGAAATGATTGTCTGCCTGTGCCGAAAGCAGCAGATTTCGCCCGAAACTATTTACGAAATCACCGCAGTCGGCAACACCACGATGAATCATCTGCTTCTGGGATATCCGGTGGAATCACTCGGAAAATCTCCGTATCGCCCATACTCCCTTTCTTCCTGCGACCAGCCGGCTGCCAAAGCGGGGCTTCACATCCATCCGGCCGGGCGACTCTACACGGTGGAAAATATTGCCGGATTTGTCGGCTCGGATACGGTTGCCGCTGCCCTGGCGGCCGGGATGGATAGACTCGACTCGATTTCCCTGCTTGTAGACATCGGCACCAACGGTGAAATCGTCCTCGGCAGCAAAGACCGGCTTCTGGCAGCCAGCTGTGCTGCAGGGCCGGCTCTCGAAGGGGCACGTATTTTGTATGGAAGCCGAGCCGAAAATGGAGCGATTCAGCGCGTTCTTCTTTCGGAAGGGGACATCGTTCTGGATGTCATCGGTCTAGATGAACCCCAAACCATCTGCGGAAGCGGTTTGATTGATGCGGCGGCTGTGCTGCTTCAGGCGGGTATCCTCGAACCCTGCGGAGCGTTCGCACCTATTTCAAAACTTCGGGATAACCTGACGCCGGCTCTCTTTGAACGGCTCACACAGTTCGAAAATCAGCCGGCCTTTGTGCTGGCCTGGAAAAACGGAACCCGCCAGCCGGCTGTGCTGCTGACACAGAAAGATATCCGCGAGCTCCAGCTGGCCAAGGCCGCTATCTTCGCAGGGATTTCCGTTCTGCTCCGAACGATGGATATCGAATTAGAAGAGATACAGACTCTCTTTCTGGCGGGAGCTTTCGGAAATTATATCCAAAAAACCAGTGCAATCCGAATCGGACTTCTGCCTTCCATTGCCCCTGACAAGATACAGTTTATCGGGAATGCGGCGGGTGCCGGAGCCCAGATGATTTTGCTCAACCGCCAATGCAGGCAGCGAGCTTCCCGGCTGGCCCGGAAGATTGAATATGTCGAACTGGCCCGCCGGCCCGACTTCCAGGACATCTACAGCGATTCGATGCGGTTTGAAGAAAGAAGATAA